In Phaenicophaeus curvirostris isolate KB17595 chromosome 9, BPBGC_Pcur_1.0, whole genome shotgun sequence, the DNA window GTGAGGTTAGACACATTGCAACCTGTCTGGGACTCAAAAGGAAAATGGATGGGAAAAGCTCGTTTtcaataaataacattttacaTAAATAAACATATATTAATAAAATGTACTTTACACTTAAAATACAATCATATATTCAAGTTCTATTAGAATTTGGAAACCTGgccagctgggagcagcagccatCCCACAGGCTGGTCAAGCTGTGATGAAGTAAAGAGGAAGGATAAAATCCTGTTCCCAGATGCGTTGGAGCTGATCAGTGCGACCCAAACAATACCACTTTAGAGAGGTAGGCACTGTTTGTGACCTAAAATAAAtgcactggggaaaaaaaacccctatcaCCTTGTGTTGTACAAATTATTGATTGGTTTCTTCTTATCTCGTACAGTGCTTGACTCACAGGGCTATAACAGCAATAATTTTCAAGCTGAACTTTTAAGCTTGAAAGAGGTCTCAGGCTGGGAGACGCGAGGGATCTCAGGTAAGTTTGCATGAGATTTCACTGGGATATCATAGGACTAATATTTGCTTCTTCTAGTGTTATTTTGTCAGTTGAAtcatttggaaaaagaaaactgtaattGTGTGATGTGCGGGTGCGTTTAAGGCTGGTGCCGCGATAGGGATTATGTGTTCGGCTTGTGATGCCGTGTGTGGCTGGCTGCCAATGCCAACACTTGCAGACTAAAAATGGGGGGGAGGAAGCCTGAAATGTTAGTTTTGTTGCCACTACAAAATCTGTTTAGTGAAATTCAGCTATGATCGTGACTGCTGTGCTTACTGGGGCAAGAGAAGCTGATAAGGAAGGTCACCTATAGCAAGTCTGGGTGGTCGCCTGGCTCTCCACTGATGTTACTTCTCCTTGAAACCTCACCAAGATCACAAATGCTAATTCCAGCAGTTCTTTTGGGCAGTTTTGTTGCTTCCAGGACACAATCGCCTTTGGAGAGCAGCCTGCAGGCAGGAGCTTTACCAAGCACCATGCCAGacccaacgtaaggcaaatgtTACCTCCAGGAAAATTAGAGGCTTCACCTCACTCTTCCTAATTGCGTGTCCATCCTTCCCCGTCTTCACTCCTGTGACAGCTGGACCCCAGCAGGGCCAACACCGCAGGCCGGGAGCATCCTCGAGGGTGGAGAACCCCCCCACCCTAAACGAGGAGCCGTTCCTCTGTGGGACACATGGGGTTTGgtcacaggcagagaagtgggATCTGCAGTAAGTTTGATCTACTAACGCGTCTTAGGACACGTGGAAACGTCCAAAGCTGTTTTAAAGGCTTATGTCTAGCTTGTACAAATGCctagaggaagggaaaaaggcaCGTCCTTTCTACAAGTGCCACTTCTCACAGGGCAAGACTCAATCCCTTGTTGCAATTTTCAGGTGTCACAGCGGGACAAGTCAGAGGTCACCAGAGCTTTTATCAGTGGGGGAAATAGTCTGTTTTCCCATAGCTGTGTattgaatattatttttgttaatatttaacCCCAAAATAAACCTCTATCCAAGGAGGAAGAGCAGTACACAAAAACTAAACCCAAAGAGCTCTGCATACGATGAAGAATCCCAGCGTCTGTACATAGAGTCTCATCTTGGAAAGCTGTcacatttgctgctttttctagCCAGGAGAAAACTGCACTTGGACACGCAATGGGGTGTGCTTCCCTCAGGCTCATTTTCCTAAATTAACCCTTGTTATGGTGACAATATCATTTTCTAATGTGCTCTGAGCGTGCGAGCAGCAGAGGAGCTACAAGGCTCCAGGTCACAGCATCTCTCTCGGCCACTCGCTGAACGCAGGGTCAGGTGGAAAATTGTGGGGTTTAGTTAgaagatttatttaaaagagCAAGCAAAACGTTCTGGGAAATGTGGGATCGGCAATTCGGACCCTTACCCTGTCCTATCGAGCCTCGTGACGGGGAATAACTGCTCATAGGAGATAGATTTTTGCTGTCTTAAGCAGATTGAAAAACAGATCTCCGCTTCCCGTCCTTATCACTGCTGTTGCCCGCTCTGACACTGGCACCGGGAGCACAAACCAGCTTCTTGAGGGTGTGAGTGGGTGGGACAAGCTCGATATCGGGGCTGTTTCATCTGCTTTCCCCATGGGctcctttctgctttcacagTGCACCCACCATGTGTGGAAAGAGGTCCAAGTGCTCCTTCTCCCGCCTGGAGGTGACCCTCATTGTTTGCCTGGTGTTGATGATCGCGGTGACCGTGGTGCTCCTCGTCCTCCACTTTCTCGTCAAAGAGACCAATGGCAAGTTGAGGTTTTTCAGTCCCAGCATCACATCGTGCTGGGGTGTGCCCAGTGcagaaatttaaattaaagGGATAAAGGTAGGAGGTCGCTGggtgctgctgagccttcaCAAACATCTCTGTGCGTGGTCCTCTCAACGGCCTCGGcgaggtgctgctgctggccccTGTGGGATGAGGGTGGTGCTCAAACCCAACACCAGCATCTCTTGAGGCACGAGTGGGTGCTGCTGGTCTCAGGGATCCAGGAATCCTCATTTCCTCCCCTCCACCAGGTGGAGGGGGAGCTTGAGAGCCCCTTGTTCTCCGTACTGCACCAAGGGCCTTCGCAGTGGCTGGAGTCCCATCACAGCCCCTTCACGTCTCCAACCCCATCACCAGGCATGAGGCTGCTGGGTTACCTCTCAATTCACTCTACCCCATGTTTGTTTTCGGGAGAGATAAAAATCTCACGGGAAGATAAAATGCTTCGAAGCCTTAGGCGTTTCCCTGGGGTTCGCCCTGCCCTGGATGAGGACTTGTCAGCAAAGGGACCTTCCTTCCAATTTGTAGACTTTTATCTCAAATTAGATGCAGTTCACACTTTCTTCATGTGTTTATATTGTAACGCATGAAAGTCTTGTACATGTGATTCCTCCCCGTGTCTTAGCTCTTGGAGGGGAAGGTGGAGGACTGTTAGCTTTAGTGGGTAGCCCTGTTCATTCATGCCAtttgaaaggagagaaatgctCTGTGGTCGCTCTGTGGCCAGTGTTCCTCCTCTGTGCCAAGCGACAGCCTAGGAAAGGCCGGGCTGGGAAGACCCAGCGCCCCTTTATCCTACTGCCCTGCCTTGAGTGGTATCAGCCGGCTGGGGAAGCCTGTGAGAACAGAACAagcatggaaatattttcccaCGGCGTTATCTCAGCCTCCAGTGATTTGTGGCTCTGGGATTTCCTAAGacacagagaatttttttttccctgtttaatAGCCTTCAGTGGCTTTTCTTCCATGAGTTTGTCCAGGCATTTCATCCATCTTGTACAAGGACTCCTGCACCTTCATAGTGGCTGTGATGAGACGTATTTTCCTCCAGGAGTCCTTTTCCTCACCACTTGCCTGGATGTCATTGCTCAGAGCTGCCTTTCCCTTCTTTGGGGCTGGACATGGGATGCGTTGGAGGCACGAGGGGCACATCTACATGTGCAACTCCTGGCATGCCATCTCCTTTTTCTCACTGATGCTGAGCTGAATTTTTTTGTGTGGAAACAGCACTTATGCCCTTGGATCTTTTTCCTGCCATCGTGGGCTTGGAGAGCATAATTGGCAATGCTCAGCTTGGAGAGCTTAATTGGCAATGCTCCCCATCTCTCTGTATCATGACACATTTTACTCGGTTTACAGTGACCCCGGCTGGTGAGGTCCCTCTGCAATTCTTCATGCCTGGTCCACCCTTTACGACCCTCCATGCCTTAACAGCCCCAGCACACTCCAACCACGTTGTCAGCCCACTGGAAACCCATGTGGACAGTACCAACTGGATCCCCATGTCCACGGGCCTGCTAAGTGCACTGAGGATGCTGGGGAGCTATTACTGCTCCTGTCCCTGATTCTGCTTGCTCACGTGCCCCCTAATCTACTATTTATTCTTATTGTAGATCCCAGTGCAGTGGGAGCAAGCTACTTACTGGGTGTCGGTCGAGCTGACTGCACGGGGCCTGTGGCAGAAATTCCTCTGGTAAGTTGGGGGAATTGACTGTGAAGCTGGTGAAATATTGATTTTCATCATCTCCGAGTATTTTTTGCAGGACTTCTGGTTTAGAGGGTCTGTCTTGCCAAATGGTTGTTATCTTCAAACTTCAGgtcaaattcatagaatcatagaatcaccaggttggaaaagacccatcggatcattgaatccaaccattcctatcaataactaaaccatgtccctcagccccttgtccacctgtcccttaaacacctccagggaaggtgacctttgaggctttgagcaatctgatctagtggaaggtgttccttgcccatggcaatgggtttggaactgggtgatcttttatgtcccttccaacccagaccattctatgattcttgcaaTCATAGGGGCAACATGTTTGCAGCTCTGAGTGTTCATATATTGCATGAGTCCTCCGGCAAATCTACTtagaaaaatacatgcaaatgAATATATTGCTCAGTGCTTCGTCTGCATAAGCTTCATGGAGCTATTCTCTTCCAGATGGGATATGCTAACCCAGACCAGGTAGGCGGCGGGCTTCTCACGCGCCTCTACAGCCGAGCCTTCATCGTGGCAGACCTTGATGACTCCAAACGGGTGGTGTTTGTCAGTGCTGACATAGGAATGGTGTCTCAAAAACTGAGGATAGAGGTACATGGCTGGAAATGAGTGCTTTCACAGTCTGAGTTATCGCTGGCATTAACATTAAGGTTGTAATCAATGTGAAGTCGTAATATTGAACATGGCAATACTTTGGCTGTTTGTTTTGGGATCAAATTGCAGCACAATGTTGAAGAGACGTTGCGTCTCTTGAAGAAGAGCTTTTGATTCCTCAGCAATGAAGATGGACTTTGACCATGCTTTTCTTAGCAGAGAAATTATCACGAATGCGTTCTAATCACAAGCACGTTATCGCGGTGCCAGTCTGATGCTGGGTCTCCAACACCacagaagagggaaggagatgcCAGAGAACTGGGGAATCCCTGGATGATCTGGGCTTCGCTGCCAGTTGGCCGTACAGGTCTTCATTTACcagtttttgttattttaaggcTCTTGCCAAGTCAACAGCCATAACCTACTTGTTGTGACACCAGTATGGAAGTAtcagacagaaagagaagagcaaggaggaagatgaatggttgtgatttttttttttcaacggGCTGATAGAAACCACCGTAACCATTGAGTGTTACAAATGGGTTTTTAGGACCACCCTCTTCCCCTTAGGTGCTCaacaaactgaagagcaagtaTGGTGAGCTGTACCGACAGGACAATGTCATTCTCAGTGGCACCCACACGCATTCAGGGCCTGGTGGCTACTTCCAGTACACCCTCTTCTGGATCACTAGCAAAGGGTTAATCCAACCGTCCCTCAACGCTATAGTGAACGGCATCGTAAAGGTCAGTGTTGTCCAGCCTGATGACATGAGAGCccataaacacagaaaaggtggggagggatgTGTTTGTGACTGACAGAGCTCTTGCTCTGATGTTTGTTGTAGCATTTCTGAATGTCTCAGTTTTAAATCTGAAACCAGATCAAAAAATCAGAAACCTTGAACTCTGTCTTCAGAAAAAGACAGCTGTGGgtgatttcaaaatattacTGTAATTTTCTAGAAGTTTAGattgcttaagaaaaaaaaaagtcccaaaTTCCCAAAAAGTGTTGTGGACAGACAGAAAAAGGGTTTTCCTTGATAATCTCACATATATTGTATTTGCATGGACTAATGTTCCCTGCATTCTTGCTTTTCAGAGCATCGATATAGCGCATCAGAATATGAAGAAAGGGAGGCTTTTTCTAAACAGAGGCGTAGTAGAAAACAGCCAGATAAACCGAAGCCCGTTCTCCTACCTTGAGAATCCAGAGTCCGAACGAAGCAGGTAAAAACTCCTCAACCAGACGAGAACAGAGCCCCGAGGAGGCCCCTTCAGTTGCCACCATGACCCAGGCAACTCACAGCTGGTGCTTCTAGTCATTTAGGGGGTGGTTGCAAACGTGGAGCTGAGACCACAATTGCCATCCTATGCTTGGGTGTGTGCACCACCCAAAAATTAGTTGCAAGAGTGGGCTTGAAAGTTGAGGTTGCGTCCTCCAAGCATTGGTCAAAGGTGTGATTTAAGGTTGGAGTCAGATggcattgaatcatagaatcaccaggttggaaaagacccatcagatcatcgagtccaaccattcctatcaatcactaaaccatgaccctcagcgcctcgtccacccgtcccttaaacacctccagggaaggtgactcaatcacctccctccgCCCCTCTCTCTCAGAGAGTGCACctcttctctccatcccctgtAGAAGCAGTGCCTGAGGTCAGaaacaaccacaactctttCCTTACCTTCATGCCTATTTTCAGGTGCTCCTCTAAGGTCTCACTGTGCTTTGCCAGTACCTGTAATAACCTATTCATTTCCTTGCTCAACCTAGCAGAGATTTTATGTGTCTGAGCAACACAGAGCACAACTGCGGCTCTGGCACTGGTGGGATTTCCTTGCTTCTTTTTCATCCAGATATTCATCCAACACAGATAAAGAAATGGTGACGCTGAAGATGGTAGATGAGAATGGACAAGAGTTGGGACTTATCAGGTACAGATCACCGACGTAACCTATTTTTCTCCAAATCCTCATAAATCAGAGTTCTGTAGCAGTTCTACCTTCCTGCACAAGCCCTACTTCCCAACACTGACCGCTGCCCATAGACCATTTCTCCCAGCTACTCACTGGAGGGTCTTTGAGGGAAGAGTGAGTGAGAGGTTGTGAGTGTGTAAAGCAAGTCTGTGTCCCTCATCTACTCTGGGAGATACAGCAGCCCCTGGCGCATCTACTGCTGGGCACATCTCTTAGCACAACCCAGGTGCATCTGGGAAAGGTGAACGTAGTTGGTCTTCCCTTGTAGATGTGCAGAAAAATCCCCTCGGGGGCTCTCGCTGTGCCCATTGAAGCAGATCTTGGACCCTGCACCTCCAGGGCTGCTTGGGCTTCTCTTCTCTtggctgttttcctttttttttgcatagttGATTCCTccttgtttcttaaaaaaaaaaaaaaaagaaaaaagaaaatagaaatccTTTCAAAATGCAGTCCTCTGGACTCAGAAGGAAGAGTACAGATCTGAAGTAGCTCTTGGTGGCCTAGATAATTATGGTGCCAAATTCATGTGGCCTCAAGGCCTGGACCATCATAGCGGTGATCCCTCCTTGtcaggaagggagaggagaagaatAGCTCTGCCCTTGTTAATCCACCCCCTAGGTAGCAAGAGTCTATGTTTGTActcttccaaaaatattttccataagtCAGTTGCAAATGTGCAGATTGAACAAATCAATTGACTGAACAATGGATTTCTTGTGTGTGTCTCCTGACTCCTCCTCAGCTGGTTTGCTGTCCACCCCGTCAGCATGAACAACACAAACCAGCTGGTGAACAGCGACAACGTGGGCTACGCGTCTTACTTGTTTGAACAGGAGAAGAACGAGGGGATGCTTCCTGGAGAGGTGAGACTGTCTTCAGACTACTGAACATAACAGGAAAGCACGTGCTGCTACGGGGAGGGGATGGTTGGTGCTTTCTGTGGGCCAGAGCTCGTTCTTTCAAACAGTGAAATGGGACAGCAggacaaacagagaaaaaggaggaggaagatgaagattTACTCTCCCCATTTAGAGGATTCAAATTGCAAGGTTTACTCTTGACTTCCCAAACAAGTAATCAGTGGCATTTATTTAGACTTTAGGAATAACCCATATCTATTTTGATTCACCTATCAGAAATGCTAGGAATATGCATTGAATATTTGATCCAAAGGGATCAATATATTGTATCAAGGCTGTGGGCAGCCCCACTTCTTTCTTACAGCTCCCAGCCAATTCTGCcttctgattttcatttatCTGGAAGATTTGCTACCTTCAGAGCGCAAATACAGCTCCTTTAAAAAGTGCTGTTTCCCCTTAAAGTGCAAATATGGGCATGAACCCATCTGACAGACGCTTTCAGTCATGAGTTGATTAAGAGGGTTTCCTGTGTATATCTCCAGCACGTACCTTGAAACAGCTGCCCAATTCCTGTTTTAATACTCTAGGCAGGGGAACACACACAGTTCATaccaaagatggaaaagaaaggaagtctATCTAATTCCTAATtcacaaatgtttctttttctagtgGATTATCTAAAAGCCTTTAACAAAACTTGACTGCAGTGCACAGTTATGGGTGCAAGTCAGTACAAGTTGACATGCACGCCCAGCTAAGAAGTGTTTGCGGGATTCGGTATTTAGCTGTGTGGTCTACTGGGCACTTTGTGTCTAACAGGCTGACAATAAAATGGCTTCAGAGCTCATAATATATCAAAATATCTGGTGTTGATGCGCCCCATCTttaaaagaggggaagaaatgagagtatctattTGTGAGAGCTGAATTCAGTTGACACTCGGTGTGTACAGCCTTGCTGCTGGTGAGTACTGCTTGGTGTTAGCTCCTGCAGTCAGATCTCACCCTGTGAATCAGACATGGTGAAAgcctggcagaaaaaaacatcctaTGCATGGTGCTACAACCATTCATTAATATCTAATCACTAATGTGAgaactcaccttccctggaggtgtttaaggcacgggtggacgaggtgctaaggggcatggtttagtgtttgatagaaatggttggactcgatgatctggtgggtctcttccaacctggttattctatgattctatgattctatgaaactgggAATGTGGCGGGGAAGAACTGCCTCTGAGATGGACAATGTAGACGAAGAAACACTGCCTGGCTACTCAAGCAGTGTGGAGGTCCCCCTGAAAGGGCAGTTACATCCCATACATCCTATTGTCCCTTGCTCTTCCTGTCCCTAACCCTTGAGACACTCCCAAATCCCCATTCCGGTCCTCCCAGTTGCTTCAGGAATGTTTATCAGCACCCCATGTTCATCACTTGGCTGTAGCGCCAGCCTGGACTTCAGGGAGAACTGTAGGTGATGTTTACAATCACTGCACTAAAACGCATCCCCCTGTGTCTGGTTTTGCCAGGGCTCCTTTGTTGCTGCCTTTGCATCCTCTAACCTGGGAGATGTGTCACCCAACACCAGAGGCCCGTTCTGCAGGAACACAGGGGAGTCGTGTGATAACCCGCAGAGCACCTGTCCCCTGGGGGGGGTAAGTATGTTCTACATGATCTACATTAATGTCTGATAAGGAGAAAACCTGAGGTTGAGCAGCAAATAGAGAGCCACAGCGTGGACCATTGTGAATGaagagaacatgaaaaaaaatcacctctttTTTGGCTATTTGGGATACCTCCTTCAGGAATTTACTGAGTCTTGTCCTCATACACCATGTTCTCTAGTCATTCAACCTGATCTTAAGTTTATCTTTATGCAAAGGTCAACGCGCTGCCTTGGTGCCCACATTTGAGGCAGGAAGCAATGATGGCAAGAAGCAATTTTCCCTGCAAGAAGCAATTAGTTCCCACAGTATGGCAatcacttgtgagcccgtccaCTTTGCAACCACTTGTTCTCCATATGAACTGATCGCTAGCTTTTAAACAAATTTCTCAACAGGCAACGATGTGCATGGCCATGGGTCCTGGTAATGACATGTTTGACAGCACAAGAATCATAGGGCAAAATATCTACTTGAAAGCAAGGGTAAGTGATGTTTACAAGTATGTGTGAATGCTTATTACATGAACATATGTTCATTCTTGCACCTGTTTTTGTGAATGTAGACTTAAATTGCTCTAAAGTCCATATTTATATGCTTAGGGAAAAGATTCCTGATGGTTCAGGAAGCACACACTTTTATTTAGATACATCGTTGTAGGTGCTGTTGAAAATGTTGGTTTGGACCTTTAATCTTTACATTCCTCATCAGTATATTATGTGGATCTTGCCCCTTATaatctttcccttccctcccatcCACGCATCTCAgagatgtcacaatgggaaaaATCGTTCGCGTTAAAGACTCCTAGAAGAGCTCAGGGATACCACCACACATGATTTGTTGGCCAGCTTTGGCATCATGCTCCCAAACTAACAGAAATATGAGTTAAAATCTGCCAGCTTTAGCATTCACGAAAGACACTCACCTTGCCCTATGTGGGTTTGCATTTACTCAGCTGGTGTCCTCCACCTATGGGCTCCCTTACATCACCTGGGTCCCTGGGCTCCAGAGTCCCCTGAAGTTACTGGTTCCCCCTCTGTGGCTTCATGTAATGTGAGAGTAGTGAGTCATAGGATGTATTTTGGCACTATTTCAGGGACAGCAGCTTTTAGGAATTGGAatgggtccagcagaggagTAAGAAGGCTTGAGAGTGGCAGTTTCCTTTTCGCTGCTATGTCAGATACTTACCCTGAAGTTCCTCCAGGCTGACTGTGACTCACAAGTGAAAGATTGTCCCAGTCCAGGGTGGCCTGGAGTGTGTGTCAAATGGCAGGGAAAAACATCACTGTTGGTTTTAACACTGCAGACTCTTGGCCTTCaaagtctgtgtcctctattCCTCCTCGCAGTTATAGGAAAGTTACTAAACCTGTATAATTTCTAGTAACGCTTTCTACATACCAACTTGAGGCGTGAGTGCCAGCAAACACTCACCGGAGAGCCGAACGGCTTAGCTGTCAGCTGCACACTAAATGCATCGTAAGGTCCGTGTGTTTCGAAGCAATCAATACGACAAAGTGCATCTTTCTCatggaaagaatttcttttggCTGGTCTGAGATGTGAGAAATGATGAATGTTGCAACTCGGAGAAAGAAATTACCAGCCTCATGGAATAGGTGAATATTTCAGCTGTAAAAAGAAAGGCTTGGGCAAAACTGCTGCCCATAGAGCTTCCTCCCTATGTTATTTGAGTAGGAAGAGCAGGCAGGACTCAGGGAATGCAGGATGTATAGACAGGGTGATGGAAACAAAGAAGCTTGGAAGATACACTCTTGCTTTAACATCTAGAAGAGGCCACTGGAAGGTATCaacagaacacagaaataatttgtaTAGTTGATTCTCAGAAGAACTGGATTCCttgagatgttcaagaccaggctggatggggccttgagcagcctgatttagtggggAAGTGGAACTGGCTGGTGGAACTGGCTGGTtcttaaggccccttccaacccaaaccattctgtgattctatgattcatttcttcttcctcaagGATTTCCACCTTGTGTGTCCCTTAGGAGCTGTACGAAAATGCTTCCCAGGAGGTCACAGGACCCATCAGTTCAGTACATCAATGGGTGAACATGAGCGACGTCTCGGTGGAGCTCAATGCCACACACACAGTAAGAGTGGGATCTGTTGGGTTACAGGAATAAGAAACGGAATATGTCACATTCTCACAGCAGGACTCAGCATGCTGGGCAGAACTGGTTTTAAAAtatcacttttttatttttttccccttctgattAAGGTTAAAACATGTAAACCAGCCTTAGGacacagctttgctgctgggacTATCGACGGAGTTGGAGCTTTCAACTTCACGCAAGGTAATTTAGGGATCAGATGTCACTATGGCTTCATACAAATAGGGAAGACATGGAGCATCCCCCAAAGAGAATCAATCCTCAGAGTCATTTCAGAACAGCAGTGGCTGGTTGAACCACAGTCTTCGAAGGGATGTCTTTTAGGAAGTTGTGATCTCACAGCCCCCTCACGAGTTTGTGCTCATGGGAAAACTTCTGGAGAAGGCTGTGACCACATtctggaggagggaaagggctAGTTAGGAAGTGGGGAGAAGAAAGATCTGGCTTTCAGGCaatctttctcatttcttctccTTACCCAAATGCTGCC includes these proteins:
- the ASAH2 gene encoding neutral ceramidase isoform X2, translated to MCGKRSKCSFSRLEVTLIVCLVLMIAVTVVLLVLHFLVKETNDPSAVGASYLLGVGRADCTGPVAEIPLMGYANPDQVGGGLLTRLYSRAFIVADLDDSKRVVFVSADIGMVSQKLRIEVLNKLKSKYGELYRQDNVILSGTHTHSGPGGYFQYTLFWITSKGLIQPSLNAIVNGIVKSIDIAHQNMKKGRLFLNRGVVENSQINRSPFSYLENPESERSRYSSNTDKEMVTLKMVDENGQELGLISWFAVHPVSMNNTNQLVNSDNVGYASYLFEQEKNEGMLPGEGSFVAAFASSNLGDVSPNTRGPFCRNTGESCDNPQSTCPLGGATMCMAMGPGNDMFDSTRIIGQNIYLKARELYENASQEVTGPISSVHQWVNMSDVSVELNATHTVKTCKPALGHSFAAGTIDGVGAFNFTQDDLASPVAPRRCGCSDCCHWIPGNCCCSWRVHEFDSHGKPQMDVVIAGLCNVYTHYITTYEEYQVQRYEAASTIYGPHTLSAYIQLYRGLARAIAMNTAQDLPRGPEPPVFNISSLTLVPPITVDRVPANKAFGDVLQDVRQQYQVGEVVGVKFVGANPRNSAENVTEHNFLTVERYANTSDSWHVVQNDASWDTRFYWDKGWLGQSTVTIEWHIPEGTEPGLYRIRYFGHYRKRVSINHTASILFEGKSSAFEITNL
- the ASAH2 gene encoding neutral ceramidase isoform X1, encoding MCGKRSKCSFSRLEVTLIVCLVLMIAVTVVLLVLHFLVKETNDPSAVGASYLLGVGRADCTGPVAEIPLMGYANPDQVGGGLLTRLYSRAFIVADLDDSKRVVFVSADIGMVSQKLRIEVLNKLKSKYGELYRQDNVILSGTHTHSGPGGYFQYTLFWITSKGLIQPSLNAIVNGIVKSIDIAHQNMKKGRLFLNRGVVENSQINRSPFSYLENPESERSRYSSNTDKEMVTLKMVDENGQELGLISWFAVHPVSMNNTNQLVNSDNVGYASYLFEQEKNEGMLPGEGSFVAAFASSNLGDVSPNTRGPFCRNTGESCDNPQSTCPLGGATMCMAMGPGNDMFDSTRIIGQNIYLKARELYENASQEVTGPISSVHQWVNMSDVSVELNATHTVKTCKPALGHSFAAGTIDGVGAFNFTQGSVEGDPFWDGIRDQLLGEPSNETKACHKPKPILFSTGEMTWPHPWHPDVVDVQIAAIGSLAIVAVPGEFTTMSGRRLREAVKREFDSHGKPQMDVVIAGLCNVYTHYITTYEEYQVQRYEAASTIYGPHTLSAYIQLYRGLARAIAMNTAQDLPRGPEPPVFNISSLTLVPPITVDRVPANKAFGDVLQDVRQQYQVGEVVGVKFVGANPRNSAENVTEHNFLTVERYANTSDSWHVVQNDASWDTRFYWDKGWLGQSTVTIEWHIPEGTEPGLYRIRYFGHYRKRVSINHTASILFEGKSSAFEITNL